CGGTACAAAGAAGTGGATAGACTTCGGGCGCTCGCAGCGGAGCTACCTAAGTTCGGGGTGGAGGTCAGGGAGGGGGAGGACTGGCTGGAGATCGTGGGTGGAGAGCCGGTCGGAGCACGGGTCGATTCCAGGGGTGATCATCGGATGGCGATGGCACTGGCGGTGGTGGGTGCTTTCGCACGTGGTAAAACGGTCGTCGAGCGCGCGGACGCGGTGTCCATCTCCTACCCGAGGTTCTGGGAGGATCTGGCGTCGATCGGGGTGCCGGTTCGCTCAGTGTAGGTTCGAGTGTCGGATCTCGAAGGCGCACGCGTTCACCAGCTCGCCGGCGCGAACCGCGCACTTGGTCTCCCTCACCTTGTGCGGCTCTCGACCGAAGGCTGTGAGCGTCTCGTGGATGAATCCTCTGGTGACATCGCACATGGGCTCGTAGCCGCGTGGGAAGCCGGCGCACTCCGGACAGGGGGCCGCGACCACCACGTCCTCGTTCAGGTCGTAGTTGGTTCCTAACACCCCTTCGACGCACGTTAGGAATTCTCGGATCGACAGTACGTGGTACACGCGGAGGAGGGCACGGGCGTACGTCCTGCCAGCCCAGAACAGTATTGCGGGTGCCTCGAAGTCGAGAGACTTCCGGACTGGGTACCATGTCGCGATCTTGAGCGCCGCGATCTCCTCGGGCTCGTACCTAGTCGCTGCGCGGGCTATTTCCGCCAGCGCGTCCTCGTCCAGCCATCTGAGGTCCGGGACAACGAGTTTGGGCTCATGCCTAACGACGAAAGTGCAGACCCCGTCACCGGCAGCCCTACACCGGGTCTCGGCCACGGTGACCGGACGACCGATCTCGAGGTGGTAAGCTTCGGTGATGAATCCCCTGGTCAAGTGACACACCGGCCCGTCGATCCCGCGGAGTCCCGCGCACTCCGGGCACTCCCGAACTGTGACGGTGTCCCTCTCCACCTCGACCTCCGCCCCGAAGACCTCGGCGAACGCGCACAGAACCGACTCCAGATCGTCTCCTCCTAGGATCCTGACCAGACGACGTCCCGCCTCGAAGAGGACGGCGGCTCCGGTCTCCCTGGCGACCTCGAGGAGAGCGGTGAGCCGGTCGTAGGTGAGGAACTCGTAAGGTGCGAACGCTTCGGCTGTCGCCTCAGCTCCTCGGAGCAAGGTTTCCTCGGTGAGGTCCACCTCGACTCCCCGGAAACTGTATTCCGGAATCCTTTACCTGGGTTTCGCCCGTCCCGATTTTTAAGTGGTAGACGCGGTGCCGACGTAGGGGAGTCCCGTGAACACGTTCGGCCATCTGTTTCGAGTCACGACCTGGGGCGAGTCCCACGGCCCGGCACTGGGCACGGTCGTGGACGGGTGTCCCGCGGGACTACCGCTCTCCGAGGACGACGTGCAGCGTGAGCTGGATCGGAGGCGCCCCGGACAGTCGGAGGTCTCGACACCGCGCTCGGAGCGGGATAGGGTGGAGATACTGTCGGGCGTCCACGAGGGGCGCACTCTCGGGACTCCGATCAGCATGATCGTGTGGAACGAGGACGTGGATTACTCGAAGTACGAGCCGATCCGAACCCGGCCGCGTCCGGGCCACGCCGACGTCACGTACCGGTGGAAGTACGGGCACGTGGACTACCGGGGCGGTGGGAGGGCTTCGGGCCGCACGACTGTGGGCGTCGTGATGGGTGGCGCTGTGGCCAAGAAGTTGCTCCGTGAGGCGCCCTCGGATGACCCTCTGGGTATCGAGATCGTGGGTCACGTGGTGAGGGTAGGCTCCGTCGAGGCGGATCCCGGTGACCTATCCGCGGAGGAGATCATGGAGTACGCCGAGTCGAACCCGATTAGATGCGCGGATCCGGACGCCGCCGAGGAGATGCTCGGAGAGATCGAAAGTGCGCGCGAGAACGGGGACTCCGTCGGCGGGACGATCGAGGTGATCGCGGAGAACGTGCCGCCGGGCCTGGGTGACCCGGTCTTCGGGCGGCTGGATGGGGAGCTGGCGGGGGCTCTGATGAACGTACCCGCGGTGAAGGCGGTGGAGGTAGGGTCCGGTGTTCGATGCTCTAGGATGCACGGATCCGAGCACAACGACCCGATCCGGTGGGACGGACATCCCGTCGTGGATGGCGACAACTCGGGAGGAGTACTCGGGGGGATCTCCCACGGCGGTAGACTGGTCGTCCGGGTGCACGTTAAACCCACTCCGTCCGTGTCCGTTTCCCAGCGCACCGTCGATCTGGAGTCCGAGGAGGAAGTAGAAATAGAGGTGGAGGGTCGACACGACCCCTGCATATGTCCGAGGGCTGTACCAGTTGTGGAGTCTGTCGTGGCGATCGTGCTGGCCGACGCCGTCCTCAGGGCAGGGTACGTGAACCCGGACAGTGTTGAGCTCCCGGCTGCGTCCGTGGGAGATCGATGGAAGATGATGAAACGACACCTATAGCCCCCTGAGCTCGAACTGGAACTCGCACCGACCGAATAGCTCACCGGTCACGGCCGCATACTCGGTCTCCCCACGCGCTCGACCTCATTGCTGAAGGCACCCAAGGTCTCGTTGAGTGCGATCATGATCGGGGCGGCGTCCGCGAGGTGAAACTTGAGCGTGTACTTACGCTAATTTGAAGGCCCTCCTCCGGCCCGTGCTCCGACGCCGCGCGGGTCGTCCCCCGGAGTGCCCTCTCATCCGGCCTGTCGGGCTACGGAACCGCCAGCCCTCAAGGTTCCGTCCCGATCCGGAACTCGCAGACGTCGTCACATGTGACGCGGCGTCGGACCCTGTCTACCAGTCTCGAGCTCATAGGCGCCAGCAATCAGGCCTCTGAAATGACAAAATGGCCCGCGGAGCTTTCGGGCCACCGGCGTGCTCCGGTCAGTCCTTCACGGTCACTACATCCTAATCCTAGTCCACTTCGCATCCTGTGAGGTCCGCGAACGTGGTCAGCGTCGACCTCAGGTCGTCACTGAGCTCCCGCCCCAGTAGGCGCTCTGCCCCCGAAAAACGTCACTGCACCCTGACCCCGGCTACTTCCATCAGCGCTATCATGAACATGACTAGCCAGTCACGGCCAGACCGTTTTATCGGATAGTCTCCGTGGCCGATTCCGCACCCCGACATAGCTTCTCCTCCGTCGGCAACTCCGACCTCACGGAAATTGGTTTCCGGTTAGGATTTAACAGGGTCTGGTCCGCCGGAAGAGCCTACAAACCTGTCGCTGTGTGAACGGGGTGTAGATCTTGGAGAAGCTCGTCCTGCTACCGGGTCCGGTGATGGTGCACGAGGACGTCCTCCTCAGATCGGCGAAACAGGTCATGAACCACCGTAGCGAGGAGTTCGAAGAGATACTCGCGGAGTGCGTGGAGCTGTCCAGGTACCTGTTCCAGACGAATGGCAACGTTGCCATCATCACAGGTTCTGGCACTGCGGCCATGGAGGCAGCGATCTACAGCCTCCTCGAGCCCGGTGAGGAAGTCGTCGCGGTGGTCAACGGAAAGTTCGGCGAGCGGTTCGCGGACATCGCCGAGCGTCGTGGCGTCGAGGTGCATCGGGTGGAGTTCGAGTGGGGCGAAGCCGCGGACCCCGAGCGCGTGGAGGAAGTCCTCGCGGACTCGCAAGCAGAGGTCGTCACCCTCGTACACAACGAGACCTCGACAACAGTGCTCAACCCGGCCGAGGAGATCGCTAGGATCTGCCGCGAGTACGATGCGCTGTTCGTCGTGGACGCGATATCATCGTTGGGCGGCGTCGAGTTCAGAATGGACGACTGGGGCGTCGACGTCTGCATCACCGGTTCGCAAAAGGTCCTGGGTTGCCCACCGGGTCTTGCCCTCGTGGCCGTCAACGACAGGGCTCTGGAGGTCATGGAGGAGAAGGACGCGGGCAGCTACTACCTGGATATCCCCAAGTACCTCGAGTACTTCGAGAAGGATCCGAAGCAGACTCCGTACACGCCCGCCGTGAACGCCTTCTACGCCCTGCACGAGGCCCTGAAGAGGCTGAAAGAGGAGGGGCTCGAGGTCCGTTGGAAGCGCTACCGTCTCATGCAAAGGATCGTCCGGGAGGGGATCCGGGCACTCGGGCTCGAGCTGTTCGTCGAGGACGACGAGATATCCTCACCGACCGTGACTGGAGTCACTTACCCCGAGGGCGTGGACGATAGAGAGTTCAGGGGTATCTTACGGGACCGCTACGACGTGGTCGTCGCTGGCGGACAGGACCACTTGGCGGGTAAGATATTCAGGATCGGACACATGGGCGAAGTCCGGATCCGTGACATGATCACAGCGGTGACTTGTATCGGCCTCGGTATGCGCGAGCTCGGCGTCGATGTGGACGTAGGTGCCGCCGCCGAGGCCATGGCCGACGTGTTGTCAGAAGTATCGTAACGGCCACCGCTCGGTGCCGGTGTCCTCCTCCAGCGCCCTCACACCGTCTATTACATTCCCGTTCAACACTATCGTTACAGAGAATATCACCGTCCCCGGGAGTACCTCGGCCGGTGCGCCTCGACGTACCGGTCTCGCTCCCGCACCTCTTCCGGCTCCTAAGATGGCTCCGGCTGTCGGTCCCACCTGATCCAACCGCTCGGTTGTGGCTATCAGGATGGGATCGTCCGTCTCCGGTCCAACGTAGCCCACGCCCGGAATCTCCACAGGCTCTTGAACGGGTCCCCCGCCGACGTCGTAGCACAGACCCTCCGCGGCTCTTCGACACACTTCGGCAACCTCGGCCACTCGGTTCTCCGCAGCGTACGTATCGAACAGCGTCACGACCACGTCCTGGTACTCGGACTCCGGACAGGCCGCCTCGGCGTAGGACGGCCCCTCACCTGCGCCCTCTGGGGACTCCGAAACCCCCATAACGTCCTTGCCACCGTACCCCTTAAAGAGGTCGAAAACGGCGGCATTCACGTCCTCCAGTGCTTCCTCCTCGACGACGTACACGACCGCGAGATCGTCCCCACACACCGGACCCAGAACCACGTACATCAGCTCGTCCCGGAACCTCAGCTGTAGTTCCTCCAGATCGCGCTCAACGCGCCGCACCAGTCCTCGGGACACGCGTACGTCGTCCTCGGAAAGATCCGCGGAGAACGCGACGGCCCGGAGTCCCACGCACAGCACCCCCGGGGGAAGCTCCCCCTTGGTTACCGTGCTCGAGGAGGATGATCCCCACGCGGTTAAACACGTCGTCCGCGCTCTCCGCGCCGGGAAACTCGTCGCCATCCCGTGTGACACCGTCTACTCTCTGAGCTGTGACGCTACGAACTCCGAGGCCGTTCGCCGTCTCTACACAGCGAAGGAGCGTCCCATGGATAAGCCCGTCAGCGTCGCCGTTCACTCGCCCGAGAAGGCCTTGGAGCTCCTGGAGCCCGTACCCAGACTCGAAGCAGCCTTGGAGACGCTGACCCCGGGTCCGATCACCATCGTTGCGCCCAGAAAACCCGGCGTGGTCGCGCCCGAGGTCGCGGCGGGTAAGCGTACCCTCGGGGTTAGGATCCCGGACCACCCTTTCTTCCTGCGCGTAGTCCGAAGGTTCGGAGAACCGATCGTCACCACTTCCGCCAACATCTCCGGTCGGCCCGCCCCGACCGATCCTGACGAGGTCTTCGAACAGCTCGGCGACCGCTTGGACGTCCTGGTCGAGGGCGAGTGC
Above is a window of Methanopyrus sp. SNP6 DNA encoding:
- a CDS encoding V4R domain-containing protein; protein product: MDLTEETLLRGAEATAEAFAPYEFLTYDRLTALLEVARETGAAVLFEAGRRLVRILGGDDLESVLCAFAEVFGAEVEVERDTVTVRECPECAGLRGIDGPVCHLTRGFITEAYHLEIGRPVTVAETRCRAAGDGVCTFVVRHEPKLVVPDLRWLDEDALAEIARAATRYEPEEIAALKIATWYPVRKSLDFEAPAILFWAGRTYARALLRVYHVLSIREFLTCVEGVLGTNYDLNEDVVVAAPCPECAGFPRGYEPMCDVTRGFIHETLTAFGREPHKVRETKCAVRAGELVNACAFEIRHSNLH
- the aroC gene encoding chorismate synthase; this translates as MNTFGHLFRVTTWGESHGPALGTVVDGCPAGLPLSEDDVQRELDRRRPGQSEVSTPRSERDRVEILSGVHEGRTLGTPISMIVWNEDVDYSKYEPIRTRPRPGHADVTYRWKYGHVDYRGGGRASGRTTVGVVMGGAVAKKLLREAPSDDPLGIEIVGHVVRVGSVEADPGDLSAEEIMEYAESNPIRCADPDAAEEMLGEIESARENGDSVGGTIEVIAENVPPGLGDPVFGRLDGELAGALMNVPAVKAVEVGSGVRCSRMHGSEHNDPIRWDGHPVVDGDNSGGVLGGISHGGRLVVRVHVKPTPSVSVSQRTVDLESEEEVEIEVEGRHDPCICPRAVPVVESVVAIVLADAVLRAGYVNPDSVELPAASVGDRWKMMKRHL
- a CDS encoding alanine--glyoxylate aminotransferase family protein, with product MEKLVLLPGPVMVHEDVLLRSAKQVMNHRSEEFEEILAECVELSRYLFQTNGNVAIITGSGTAAMEAAIYSLLEPGEEVVAVVNGKFGERFADIAERRGVEVHRVEFEWGEAADPERVEEVLADSQAEVVTLVHNETSTTVLNPAEEIARICREYDALFVVDAISSLGGVEFRMDDWGVDVCITGSQKVLGCPPGLALVAVNDRALEVMEEKDAGSYYLDIPKYLEYFEKDPKQTPYTPAVNAFYALHEALKRLKEEGLEVRWKRYRLMQRIVREGIRALGLELFVEDDEISSPTVTGVTYPEGVDDREFRGILRDRYDVVVAGGQDHLAGKIFRIGHMGEVRIRDMITAVTCIGLGMRELGVDVDVGAAAEAMADVLSEVS
- a CDS encoding L-threonylcarbamoyladenylate synthase, with translation MLEEDDPHAVKHVVRALRAGKLVAIPCDTVYSLSCDATNSEAVRRLYTAKERPMDKPVSVAVHSPEKALELLEPVPRLEAALETLTPGPITIVAPRKPGVVAPEVAAGKRTLGVRIPDHPFFLRVVRRFGEPIVTTSANISGRPAPTDPDEVFEQLGDRLDVLVEGECRFGEPSTVVELTPEGNIDILREGAMPKEEVLETLRGTTSGA